GAAGGGATGTGTGATGGCGTCCGATGCGTTCTTTCCGTTCCGTGACGGAATCGATGCGGCGGCGGAAGCCGGTATTACCTGTGTGATTCAGCCCGGTGGATCCATCCGTGACCCTGAGGTGACGAAGGCGGTGGACGAACATGGGATGGCGATGATTCTGACGGGCATGCGCCACTTCCGCCATTGAGGCGCGTTGAAACGGGCCTCCAACTTCGTTCTTGGCTCGAAAAAATCCTCAACGTAGCCAGCAGGCTACGCCTGCGGTTTTTTCTCGCCTGCGGCCTCGTTGGGCGACCCGTTTGAACGCCCTCACGGATGTCGGGAGATGGACTGAGCGAAACGAGCGAGAAGCCGCGGATTGGCAGCATCGGGCGCACTTCATTCAAGCGAAGGTTGAGCTGTGAAGATTCTGGTTGTCGGCAGTGGTGGACGGGAGCATGCGTTGGTCTGGAAGCTTGCCCAGAGTCCGAGGAAGCCGCATATATTTTGCGCGCCGGGGAATGCAGGAATCGACGGCCTGGCGACCTGTGTCCCGATCAAGGCGGATGACATTGCCGGACTCAAAGACTTCGCGCTGAAGCAACAGATTGATCTCACGGTGGTCGGTCCGGAAGCGCCGTTGGCTTTGGGAATTGCCGATGAATTCCGCAAGGCGCGTTTGAAAATCTTCGGGCCGACGAAAGCTGCTGCGCGACTGGAGTCGAGCAAGAGTTTTTCCAAGGACGTCATGACCGCCAACCGGATTCCGACGGCGGTGTCGCGGACCTTTGAGCAGATGGATCCGGCATTGGCGTATGTGGATGCGCAGCCAGTGCCGATCGTGGTGAAGGCCGATGGCCTTGCGCAGGGCAAGGGCGTGGTGGTGGCGATGACGCGCGAGGAAGCGAAGCAGGCGGTGCGTGATGCGATGGAAAAATCCCTGTTCGGTCAGGCGGGCCATCGGGTGTTGATCGAGGAGTTTCTCGACGGGGAAGAATTGACCATCATGGCGTTTACCGATGGAAAAACCGTCGTGCCGATGATCCCTGCCCAGGACCACAAGCGGGTGGGGGACAGCGACACCGGACCCAATACGGGCGGCATGGGCGCCTATGCTCCGGCTCCCATTGCGACGACTGCGCTGCGCGATCAGGTGACGCGGCAGGTGCTGCAACCGACAGTGGATGCGATGGCTCGTCTGGGCTGCCCTTTCCAAGGCGTACTCTACGCGGGCCTCATGATTGTGAACGGCACGCCCTATGTCCTGGAGTTCAATGCGCGGATGGGGGACCCCGAGACCGAAGTCGTGTTGCCGCTCTTGAAGACGGATCTGCTCGACGTCATTGAGGCCGTGGTTGAACATCGTCTCGACCAACTGGCGGTGGAATGGAGGCAGGAGACGGCGGTCTGTGTGGTCCTGACCTCGCCTGGTTATCCGGGAGCCTATCCGACGGGATTGCCGATTCAAGGATTACCCTCTCCATCGAACTCAGCGCCGATCGCGGTGTTTCATGCGGGCACCAAGCGTGATGCGGGCCAGGTGGTCACTGCCGGAGGCAGAGTATTGGCCGTGACGGCTTGGGCTCCGTCGCTTCTGCAGGCGAGAGCGGAGGTCTATCAGGCGGTGCCGGCGATTTCGTTCGAGGGTCGGCACTATCGTACCGACATTGCGCACCGGGCGCTGCCGCGCACTTCGTGATCCGATCGGATCAAGCCATCACATGGCACTGGTTCTTCCGTTCACCGATGCATCCTGCGACGCCGCGCTGCCGGAGGTGCAGCGGGTGCTGGCGAGGCATGGTGTCGTCGCCCTTCCCACCGAAACCTATTATGGTCTCGCCGTGCGACCGACCGACGAGGCGGCCCTCCGCCGATTGGTCGAGGTAAAAGGCCGTCCTCCCGACAAACCGATCTTGGTGCTCATCGGAGCACCTGAGCAGTTGGTTCCCTTGGTAGACGCCATCACCCCAGCCGCCTCGCTCCTGATGGAGCGCTTTTGGCCAGGTCCCTTGACCATCGTGTTTCCCGCCGCCTCAGGCCTTTCGCCATTGCTCACGGCAGGGAGTGGGACAATCGGGGTTCGCTGGTCCCCCTTGCCGGTCCTTCAGCGACTCTTGACCCACACCGGCCCGCTGACCGGAACGAGTGCCAATCGTTCGTCGGAATCGCCCCTTGCCGACGCAGGTGCCGTACAGAAGGTCCTCGGTTCCTGCATCGATCTGATTCTCGACGGCGGCCGCGCACCTGGTGGGTCGGCTTCCACCGTCGTGGATGCCTGCGAGTGTCCACGGCTTCTTCGAGCCGGAGTCATTGCGGCGGATCACATTCGAGCGGCCTTGGAGCAGTCAGGATACATACTTTCATCATGATTTGATGGTGCGTAGTCGGTATAATTCACCCACATGGGAGGACCACTTATGCTCATTCGTTCACGCAGCGCGGTGATGGGACTGTGTGCGCTTGGTTTCAGCAGCATGTTGCTGACGGGATGTGACTTCTGGCCGCCGGCTCTTCAGGCGCAAATCGAACAGCTGCACTCGGAAGCTCAACAGGCTGCGGCGGATAAAGCGCTGTTGCAGAATCAGCTCAACGCTGCGAACAAAGCGAAAGAAGAGCTGCAGATTCGCGTGGAAGATCTCACGAGGGTGAACAAAGAGAAGTCGGCGATGATTGCGAGTTTGGAGCACACCATCGCTGCGGCGCGAGAGCGGGCCGCAAAGGCGGTGAAGACGAACACCGCGAAACCCACCACGAAACCGGTGGTCAAAAAAGCTGCCAAACCATCAAGCAAGGCCGGCGCAAAGTCCACGGGAAAGTCGGCGCCTCATAAGCACACCACAACCGCTCCCAACAAACGAGTACAGCCCTAGTGCCGTGCTGCATTCTGATCCGGTAAGCGGGGGAGAGTCTGCCGCAGAGTGGTGAGCACGTGAGGGCTCAAAGGGGTGAGAGGGGCAGGATCACTCGGACCCCGCTCCCGTTAGCTGCTGGATGAGGAGGTGGAACTCGAACTGGACGTGCCAGTGCTCGCCGTGCTGCTTGCGGGAGTGGCGCTGGTCGTCGGGGTGCTTGCGGGAGCGGCGGATGGGGTGCTTGTCGTGTTCTCACTCGCGGTCGAGGTTGTTGTCTTATCCGTCCCCGCGGCCGTCGGCTTTTCAGACGTATCACTGCCGCCGGGTTTCATCTTGTCCGAGTAATCGGTGATATACCAGCCGCTGCCTTTGAACATGATGGCCGGGGGTGAAATCAATTTCGTGACTTCCTTCCCGCAGCGAGCGCATTCCTTGATCGGATCGTCTTTAATGCTCTGCTTCACCTCGAAGCGGTAGGCGCAGCTGGTACATTGGTACTCATAGATTGGCACGGGTTATTCCTCCTCTGATCTCACGCCGCACAAGGCACAATTCATTTCTCCCGCGATCCACGGGGCAATCATCTTAGTAGCCTCGATTTCATCAGAATCAAGGGGGAGCGGAATATTTGTGTCCCGCCTTACGTCAATCGACGGATGGCCGCTTCAATTCTAGTGAGCCCGCGTTCAATGGCCTCCATGGACGTCGCATAGGACAGCCGGATGTGGATATCGCTGCCGAATGGTTCTCCGGGGACCAGGGCGACTTGGGCCTCGTTAAGCAAAAAGGTTGCGAGGTTGGCTGCGGAGCCGATGGGCTGATCCTTCCAGCGTTTGGAGAGGAGGCCGCTGATGTTCGGGAACGCATAGAAGGCGCCCGTCGGCATCCGGCAGGTGACGCCGGGCATATTATTCAGTCGTTCGACCATCAGACGGCGGCGCCGATCGAATTCCGCTACCATGACGGCGGTAAACGGATTGCCGAGTCGTAACGCCGCCACGGCGGCCTTTTGTGAAATGGAGCAGGGATTCGACGTGCTCTGGCTTTGAATGTTGGCCATGGCCGTCAGCAAGGCTTTCGGCCCCGCGGCGTAGCCGATGCGCCAGCCGGTCATGGCGTAGGCTTTGGAGACACCGTTAATGACGACGGTTCGTGCAGCGACTTCAGGGCTTAAGCTGGCGATGCTGATGTGTCGCGCTCCATCATAGAGCACCTTTTCGTAGATCTCGTCGGAAATAATGACGAGGTCATGACGCAGGGCCGCGGCCGCGATTCCTTCGAGCGTGGTCTTGTCGTAGGTCGCGCCGGTCGGATTGCAGGGACTGTTGACGATGATGGCCTTGGTGCGCGGCGTGATCGCTGCCTCAAGCGCGTCCGGGCTGATGGTGTATCCGTCCCGCTCCTCCGTCTTGAGCAAAACCGGCGTGGCATCGTTCAGTAGGGTTTGGTCCTGATAGGACACCCAGAAGGGCACCGGGATAATGAGTTCGTCGCCTGCTTCGAGAAGCGCCTCGGCCACGTTGTACAACGAATGTTTCGCGCCGCAGGACACGAGGATCTGGGATTTCTCATACTGGAGTCCCTGTTCCACTTTCAGTTTGTCGGCGATGGCGCCGCGCAATTCATCGATACCCGACGACGGCGTGTATTTGGTGAAGCCGGCACGGATCGCGGCCTCGGCTGCTGCTTTCACGGGTTCAGGCGTATCGAAATCCGGTTCTCCGGACGCAAAATCGATGACGTCGATGCCTTGCGCCGCCATAGCCTTCGCGGTTGCAGTAATGCTCAGAGTAGGGGAGGGGACAATACGTCCGACACGGGCTGCCAGTTTCATCCTTTGAAACTCCGAATTCGTTCTTGGAGCCTCCGTGCCACTTCGGGGTGCACAAAATCCTTGAGCGAACCTCCGTGGCTGGCGACATCCTTAATGATGGTGGA
Above is a genomic segment from Nitrospira defluvii containing:
- the purD gene encoding phosphoribosylamine--glycine ligase, whose translation is MKILVVGSGGREHALVWKLAQSPRKPHIFCAPGNAGIDGLATCVPIKADDIAGLKDFALKQQIDLTVVGPEAPLALGIADEFRKARLKIFGPTKAAARLESSKSFSKDVMTANRIPTAVSRTFEQMDPALAYVDAQPVPIVVKADGLAQGKGVVVAMTREEAKQAVRDAMEKSLFGQAGHRVLIEEFLDGEELTIMAFTDGKTVVPMIPAQDHKRVGDSDTGPNTGGMGAYAPAPIATTALRDQVTRQVLQPTVDAMARLGCPFQGVLYAGLMIVNGTPYVLEFNARMGDPETEVVLPLLKTDLLDVIEAVVEHRLDQLAVEWRQETAVCVVLTSPGYPGAYPTGLPIQGLPSPSNSAPIAVFHAGTKRDAGQVVTAGGRVLAVTAWAPSLLQARAEVYQAVPAISFEGRHYRTDIAHRALPRTS
- a CDS encoding L-threonylcarbamoyladenylate synthase gives rise to the protein MALVLPFTDASCDAALPEVQRVLARHGVVALPTETYYGLAVRPTDEAALRRLVEVKGRPPDKPILVLIGAPEQLVPLVDAITPAASLLMERFWPGPLTIVFPAASGLSPLLTAGSGTIGVRWSPLPVLQRLLTHTGPLTGTSANRSSESPLADAGAVQKVLGSCIDLILDGGRAPGGSASTVVDACECPRLLRAGVIAADHIRAALEQSGYILSS
- a CDS encoding FmdB family zinc ribbon protein, encoding MPIYEYQCTSCAYRFEVKQSIKDDPIKECARCGKEVTKLISPPAIMFKGSGWYITDYSDKMKPGGSDTSEKPTAAGTDKTTTSTASENTTSTPSAAPASTPTTSATPASSTASTGTSSSSSTSSSSS
- a CDS encoding pyridoxal phosphate-dependent aminotransferase — translated: MKLAARVGRIVPSPTLSITATAKAMAAQGIDVIDFASGEPDFDTPEPVKAAAEAAIRAGFTKYTPSSGIDELRGAIADKLKVEQGLQYEKSQILVSCGAKHSLYNVAEALLEAGDELIIPVPFWVSYQDQTLLNDATPVLLKTEERDGYTISPDALEAAITPRTKAIIVNSPCNPTGATYDKTTLEGIAAAALRHDLVIISDEIYEKVLYDGARHISIASLSPEVAARTVVINGVSKAYAMTGWRIGYAAGPKALLTAMANIQSQSTSNPCSISQKAAVAALRLGNPFTAVMVAEFDRRRRLMVERLNNMPGVTCRMPTGAFYAFPNISGLLSKRWKDQPIGSAANLATFLLNEAQVALVPGEPFGSDIHIRLSYATSMEAIERGLTRIEAAIRRLT